TTCCAGTTCGTCTTCGCGGCGATCACGCTGATCCTCATCGCGGGGGCCTTGCTGGGGAGGATGAATTTCAAGGCCTGGATGATCTTCGTGCCGCTTTGGCTGACGTTTTCCTACACGTTCGGGGCGTACAGCATCTGGTACCCTACCGGATTCCTCGCTAAGAAGGGGCTAATGGACTATTCCGGTGGCTACGTCATTCATCTGTCTTCTGGAGTGGCTGGTTTTACTGCGGCATATTGGGTAAGTGGAATGCTTTGCAAAGTCGCAGGCCTCattcgaaggaaaaaaaatgtcaaaaatgtcAGGAATTTACTGCAtcgatgtcaattcagtcctaaaaaataaaaataaaaaattattcacttcagcgatggccgtgccacgtaggacgatcggcGTTCATGTCATCGATTTCCGCCAAAATTGAagggatggactcaattgacacaaatgcaaaatgtttaggactaaattgatacaattaaaaggtttaagactgaattggtacgaaTGTAACAAGTTTAGGACTCTTACGACACTTCTCTTGCAGAAAAAGGAAGACGTTTCAATAGGTTAAGATAACATCGCTGTTGCTGATGCAATTGATCTTAAAATTGATCTTTCTAAATCCTATTAGAAGGTCTGAAGAGTCGCGGTATATTTGATCGATTCTTCTTTGCACGCAGGTTGGGCCGCGGCTGAgcaaagatagagagagatttcCTCCGAACAACATCCTGCTCATGTTGGCCGGGGCGGGGCTCCTGTGGATGGGATGGACCGGGTTCAACGGAGGCGACCCTTACGAGGTCAACGTCGACGCCTCGCTCGCCGTTATCAACACCCACATTTGCACGGCCACGAGCTTGCTCACTTGGCTCGTGCTCGATCTCGTCTTCTTTGGCAAGCCCTCTGTGATTGGTGCCGTCCAAGGAATGATCACCGGCCTGGTCTGCATCACCCCGGCTGCCGGTAAATTTCACTGACCAAATTCATTCTTTTTAAGTGTGCGTCGTGACGAAACTCGAAAAGTTTAGGAAAAAGGGCGGATCCGAAAACAACGGTTGTGTAGGCGACGAATCTAAATCTAGTTGCGCAATTTAGAAGACATGCGGTGTGATTTTTCATGCATGTCGAGCTAGGTATAATCTAATCCCTAGCCAATAAAGGAAATGCTTTGTTTACAGTACTATCGGGGCTTGTACAATTTTAACCGTAGATCCACAAATAATCACcgtatgttttgcataaagtacttattgattgagagatcgtgtcaTCAGAAATAACCGAAAGTACTATTAAACTGTCAAGCTAGCAGCTTCTAATTAATaatacactttttttttgttttttcggtcTGAACTAATAATACACTTTACTTTGCCTTTTAATTCAGGTTTGGTCCAAGGTTGGGCAGCTATAATAATGGGGGCCTGCTCTGGCTCAATCCCGTGGTTCACCATGATGGTGGTCCACAAGAAATTCGAGCTGCTCCAGAAGGTCGACGACACGATGGCCGTCTTTCACACCCACGCCGTCGCCGGTAGCCTCGGCGGGATCCTCACGGGGCTCTTCGCCGAGCCGAAGTTGAACCACCTCTTCTACACCACCGACAACGAGAAGTACATAGGACTCTTCTACGGGTTCAAGACGGGGAGGGTCCAAGCCGGGTTCACGCAAATCGGGGTCCAGCTGCTCGGGATCCTCTTCATCGTCATCCTCAACGTGACGGTGACCAGCCTGATCTGCCTCGCGGTGCAGTACCTCGTGCCGCTGAGGATGtcggaggaggagatggaggtCGGCGACGAGGCGGTCCATGGGGAGGAGGCGTACTCCCTGTGGGACGACGAGGAGCCGGTCGGCGCCGTGCGGGGGGAAGGATCGACCCCCAGCGCTATAGAGATGACGATGACGAAGAGGAAAGGAGAGGGTCGAGCCGGGGTGGTGTAGAAAAAGAGCAGAGTTAATTTTAGTTTCGAGGATAAAGATAAGAGGCCCACGAATAAGGGGAATATGCTTTGTGTGGGTGTTCCTACttggttttttcctttcccgcttttttttttttctgattctatcttatttttattttacatgCTATTATGTATGTCGTATGCTGTATGCAGATTGTGAAATCCTGATTCCTCGTTCAcacacccccctccccccatcCCTTGAAAAGGTGGGGAATCAAATTTCTCGGCGGGCCTTGCCTTAGCGGAACCTttgccctttctctctctctctctctcattgaaCGATATCGTGTTGGGTGAGTTTGCTCCTCCTCATGTGGAATCGGGGTTTAAAACTTGTTAGGAGTATCGAAGGAGTAAAAGCCAAAATGCACTAGACCGATGCAAGGAGAGTGCACCCATAAGATCGCCCACTAATCGAGGTACCCGAAAGCTGACAAAACGCTCGTATGAACAACTTATCAAAAATGAAAAGCCTTGATGTCTATGTATCTAGTAACCTCCACTAAAAAAAGACTCAAGTTAAGAAAATAATCTTTCCTTAATTTGATCGAGTACTTGAGGCTTTTTTTGCTCCGCACGGCTTATACAGACAACAAAATTTGTAAGATGATTCGGCCATTCAAAGTCTACTCTCTAGTGATCACTTCACTAGTGCCATAGGATTATATCACTAGTAACTAATACCGGAATAATAAGTGTCATAATCTTTGTACGGCGTGGACTTAAGTGCCGTAACATCATCAGCCAATGTGTGAAAGGAAGATGAAAGGGAAAGaatagaagaagagagagaaaaggaaaaaaaaaatgccttccATGAAAATGCCCACATCATTTAGGCCATATTTGAGATTGACGGActacttgaggcccttatttgagacaatatctactttaaatcattttttttttcaaaaaatgacccAACCCgagacccttatttggaattttccctcgAATCTTGTGTATATTTTCCTTATTTGACAAACATTCATAAtttaataggggtgagcatggttccggggtagaaccgagaacccagAACCGGAACCTGTAGAATCCGGTCTGGTTCAAGGTTCCAATGTATgcagggtaggttctaggttccaaaaattgagaaacctgttccaacgggtaggttccgggttccactaTATAGAacctggaacttggaacctggaccctagattctaaaataaatttttatatttttcttggtatatgtttttgcacgatcatacaatgttctatggcatccgatgatgaatgtatgatttggagccaaacaaatttttagatttcgtgttccaatggattggtttcgggttttaaATATAACATGTACAgagtctaaaatcactcacttttactttctcttagatgttatagcgttcactcttattttgcttaattaaaaatgaaaaaataaaagaaattgataggttatcgggtaccctagaaccgaccctagaacttgtgacggggtaggttccgggttccaaggtatgatgggtaggttccgggttccaaaaaataaggaacatgttccgacgggtaggttccaagttccaagtggaacccgtaaggaacccggAATCGTTCACCCCTATAATTTAAGAAGATACACAAATGACTAGTTAAATTGCATTCATAATGAGTTCTGAGTTACATGCTGCGAATTAACTCAAAAGGTCTGCACGAGGTGTCAATGAAATTTAGTCCTAGATGATGAGTGACCCACtaaatatcttgcaaaatttgaaGTTCACAATAATTGTTTCtccaaattagtgcaatcgtaTATGAGGCTCCCTAAAtagatttttgttctttctcttcgtcaattaacaaaaaaaaaaaactagttggCTCCAAAAGTCTACATATTTTATGAACATGCATCAAGTCCTAATCACACGAGAATTAAATTAACATGTATGACCTAAGTCACTACATGATAAATGATAGTGCAATCTTAAGTCCTTACGGGCAAGATGATATagttttttattacaaaaatgatgatttctATTTGCGTGATGTGTCAAACACAGAACCTAAGTCAATTAGCACATATGAACGCCATGAAAACTAACCATGAGTCATTTCTATAATGCAAGCCATACAAGATGCTATCTCTTATGTTTTGTATTTAGCAAAAACAGCAAATTTAAATCCTAGGGCTCTGCGTGTGCCCTAGTGAACTAGCCATTAAATTATTATATGACATGATTAAATGATGCAATCTAACTAATTTTTCGTATTTATGCTAtataaactatatgcaatgccgGTAATGCCATCTAtatgacaaataaaaaatagtaattCATGAAATTCTAAATGACATACATTATGCAACATGCATGCTGTGAAGCAAATTAACTTGAATCTACATGAAATCTAAATGAAACATAAATTACATTTTTACTTGATAAAAAAGCTATGGATAATCATAAATCTATATGAATTGTATGATTTACCTGCATTGCTCTAAATATCAAAGCCCTAAAGTATGAATTGTCAATGTGTCCCTAACATGATATATGTACGCGTGACAATTGATGAATTTCATAAAGCATAAAAATATGTCATTCACAAGATTCATTAATGTAATTGGAAGACATATTATTCCAAGCAAGCAAAATTTATTTAACCCGTCACGTGTTATAAATCATAGCATGAATCTCGCATGTGGAATGAGACGATGTTAGGGATCCCACTTTAGAGCCCAAACGTGGGATACCTAATGTCTTAACTAATGCAATCTCACAATTAAGCAACCTAAGATTGCATCCTCTTTATTACCACGACTGCTAGCACAGAGTTAGCTAATGCTTATTTCTTAGATATCgccattgcttcttcttcttcaggaaAAGAAGTTCACGACCTATGGGCCTTCTAGGATAGAGTAATAGACGAATTTCACATGAAATCATACAAACATTTTCTTATCTAGGATATCAAGTAAACCAAACAACGTTAAAGAACGGTGGCCGAGACTTGCAAGGACTAGCGGCGACGACAAAAGGGCCAGTGAAGGCCGCGAAACTTGCTGGGTTGTAGCCGGGGAACTTCTGGAAGCGACCGCAACGGGTTCACAGGGAAATCCAAGCACAACCAAGAGGGATGATATGAAGTAAGTGAGGCACGAGTAAGAATCTGCAGGAGGTTGCCGAGCCGGAGGTGCAAGCGGCCCCAAAGTGGATTGGTGATCACCCAAGGTAACCTGCAATGAAAGATTCGGGGTGAGGCGGAAGCCAGACTAAAACGACGGCGGGTTGAGCAAGAACAAGGGCTGGTTGAACAACAGCGATGATGCAGCAGGGCAGTGCGTAGTGGCTCTGTTGGGAAGGACATTCTGAATGGGAAGAAATAGAATCAGACTTTGAAGCGTGATAATACTCTATTTAGTTAATTGTTTGCCCTACAACGTTGCTAATGATTCTTGGCAAAAATCCTCCAGGATACAGTAAAGTCTCACAATGAGAATATCATATAGCAATTTCGATACTTCTCCAAAAACTCTCAAAGGGAAATAATTGGATACAATAGCTGTatatcaattgaaagaaacgaaaatggtAGTTCAAGTGAAGTCAAGcattaaacaaaaaacattGAATACATAATATGGAACACCTTTGTCGGCAGACATGTTATTCTGAAAGGAACACGACTTTTTATGCCCGAAAACAATACAACTTTTCATTCCTAAAAACTGTAAATTCAGATACCACTCTTCGTATCCGAAAAAAACTGTAAATtcggacacaactcttcatgtctGAAAATTGGTATgcctaaaaaaattgcaatcttTGAAAGATTGTAAGAGCGCAATAATCAGACACCCGCACGCATGTATTTTAGAGTCCAGCTCACTTAGCTCATTGTCTTCATTCATAAGACCAGAGGTCAAGCGACGGACGGCCTAAGAAAGCCTGGAGAGGATCGGACACGGCAGCACCACATGAAGTCATACTGGGAAGCCTGCTGGAGAGTCACCGGGAGCTTGCCTGCTGGGCCAAATGAGACTGAGGACTAGAACTGCTACTGTGTGATTGTTGGAGGCTGTCCAAACCGCCAGGACCGCCCAAGACTTGCGAGGCTGGTAGCGATGAAAAAAGGGCAAGTGAAGGCAGCGGAACTTGCTGGGCTGCAGCCAGGGAACTTCCAGGAGCGGCGGCAAGGAGTTTGCAAGTAATTCTGGGCACGGTAATTAGGCGTGGCCCAGAATTTGCAGGAGATTGTCGAGGCGAAGGTGCAATCAACGCCAAAATGGACTGGTGATCGCCTGAAGAAACCTGCAATGATAGATTTGAGGTGAGATGGAGAGCAGGACTGAAGCAATGGTGGGCTGAGCAACAACATGGCATAGATGAGCTACAGCAGTGATGCGGCAAGGTAGTGCGTGGTGGCTGGTCAAGCGATGGAAAGCCCAAGAAACACCAGAGGACCGAGCATAGCAGCACAGTCTGCTCTGCTGGAGAGTCACCGAGAGCTTGCCTGCTGGGCCAAAATGTCACCGTACGGGACTGAGGTCTGAAACTGCTACTGTGCAATTGCTGGAGGCTGACCAAACCAAACGGGACCGGAATGTCATGGAGGTAGACATTCACTGATACACTTGGGGGAAGCTGCAGGAGCGGCTGGAGACAGTGGAGAGCGACCTGGCGATGCGTATGTACGGGACATTGGGACTTCCTTCTGGTA
This genomic interval from Rhodamnia argentea isolate NSW1041297 chromosome 4, ASM2092103v1, whole genome shotgun sequence contains the following:
- the LOC115743466 gene encoding ammonium transporter 2 member 5-like, with product MGSGPVPFVLPPGLAPDPASPGWMNKADNAWQLTAATLVGLQSVPGLMMLYGGGVKKKWAVNSAFMAFYAFACVLVCWVLWGYQMSFGEKLLPFWGRIDVSLEQKFLLQQAFAGKLPNATMVYFQFVFAAITLILIAGALLGRMNFKAWMIFVPLWLTFSYTFGAYSIWYPTGFLAKKGLMDYSGGYVIHLSSGVAGFTAAYWVGPRLSKDRERFPPNNILLMLAGAGLLWMGWTGFNGGDPYEVNVDASLAVINTHICTATSLLTWLVLDLVFFGKPSVIGAVQGMITGLVCITPAAGLVQGWAAIIMGACSGSIPWFTMMVVHKKFELLQKVDDTMAVFHTHAVAGSLGGILTGLFAEPKLNHLFYTTDNEKYIGLFYGFKTGRVQAGFTQIGVQLLGILFIVILNVTVTSLICLAVQYLVPLRMSEEEMEVGDEAVHGEEAYSLWDDEEPVGAVRGEGSTPSAIEMTMTKRKGEGRAGVV